CCCCCGGCGAAGTAGGCGGTGTCAGTCTTCACCGCCTGACTGTCGGGAACGAAGTTCAATGAGATTGAATTGACGCAGTGACGGGTATCCTTCGCCGTGAACCCTTCACCTTCAAAGACATGTCCCAGATGAGCGCCGCAGCGCGCGCAGGTGATTTCCGTCCGCATGCCGTCGGCGTCCACAGTACGTGTGACGGCCCCGGGTATTTCATCATCGAAGCTGGGCCAACCGCAGCCTGAGTCGAACTTGTCCGACGAGCGGTAGAGCGGCGCCCCACACTGCTTGCAGACATAGGTCCCTTTCTCATTGAACTTGTCGTATTTCCCCGAGAACGGCGCCTCGGTCCCCTTGTGGATGATGACACGTTCTTCCTCGGGGGTCAGCTTGTTGAGCGTCACTGGATTCTCCTTTGGCTCCGGCTTCGACCAGAGTGTGCCGGCAACAACGACCAAGACGGCGGCGATCAGAATGGCAGACCACCCGGTAGCACGGTTGAGTTTCGAGAACATCGTCTGGCTCCTTCGTGCACGCCGCCTCCGGAAGTCACCGCCGGATCGGCCCGCAATCCTAAGACCACAGGCAGGGTCTGTGTGTTCCCTGTCTCCCACCTTCCGATTGCGGCTTTCTTCTCCGTCCCTGTCGACGGCTTTACAGTGCCATGGAAGAAATACGAGGGACCTTGGGTTGGTAGGTTCGTGTGGTGACTGGAAACAGAGAGGCCCCACCTATCAAACGGGGCCTTTGCTTTCGTATTGGGAACCCGGCGCAGGTGAGATTTCCCACCGCAAGCGGTGGGGCAACGGGTCATGACAGTTCAGTCGAGTGCACCGACCACGCCTTCGACCGCTTCCAGAATCTCTCCGGACTGGACCAGATCCTTCATGGTGTTGTGGTCGGGATACATCGGACGGTCTTCATCGAGGTGCGCCACATGACGGCGGATGACCGCTTTGGCCGCCGCGACACCCTTGCCGGGAGTGAAATCGCGGAAGTCCAATCCCTGCGCGGCGGCCATGAACTCGATTCCCAGCACGCCGTAGGCGTTGTCCAGAATCTGGCCGTTCTTGATCGCCGTGTTCATCCCCATGGAGACAAAATCCTCCTGATCGGCGGCGGCCGGGATCGAACCGATGCTGGCCGGGGCGGAGAGCATGCGTTGCTCGACGATCAACGCATCGGCGGTGTACTGGCTGAGCATCATGCCGGAGAACATGCCTGCGCCCTTGGTGAGGAATGGTGGTAAACCGGCGCTCAGGGCGGGATTGGTCAGACGGTTGAGGCGACGTTCCGACAACACGCTGATCATGGTGATCGCCGCCCCGGCCATGTCCATCGGCAGCGATACCGGCGAGCCCTGGAAGTTGGCGCCGGTCAGCGTCAGCTTGTGCTCCGGGAAGAAGATCGGATTGTCGCCGATCCCGTTCAGTTCGATCTCGACCTGACGCTTGGCGA
The nucleotide sequence above comes from Candidatus Zixiibacteriota bacterium. Encoded proteins:
- a CDS encoding bifunctional methionine sulfoxide reductase B/A protein, with protein sequence MFSKLNRATGWSAILIAAVLVVVAGTLWSKPEPKENPVTLNKLTPEEERVIIHKGTEAPFSGKYDKFNEKGTYVCKQCGAPLYRSSDKFDSGCGWPSFDDEIPGAVTRTVDADGMRTEITCARCGAHLGHVFEGEGFTAKDTRHCVNSISLNFVPDSQAVKTDTAYFAGGCFWGTETLLQKATGVISTRVGYMGGHTKNPTYADVCDHGTGHAETVEVVFDPAHTSFETLARLFFEIHDPTQQDRQGPDVGDQYRSAVFYTNPAQKETTETLIGLLQNKGYDVVTEVSPATLFWVAEDYHQDYYQRNGKQPYCHFYQKRF